The Papaver somniferum cultivar HN1 chromosome 3, ASM357369v1, whole genome shotgun sequence genome includes a region encoding these proteins:
- the LOC113358227 gene encoding vacuolar protein sorting-associated protein 26B-like, translating into MNYLIGAFKSPCHFSINFVDGRTRKQVQLKKENGQTAMVPLFRSQESIVGEVVLEPIQGKKVEHTGVKIELLGQIELYLDRGNFYDFTSLVRELDVPGDIYEKKTYPFEFSTVEMPYETYNGVNVRLRYILKVTISRSYVSNIVECQDFVVRNFTPPPSINNSIKMEVGIEDCLHIEFEYNKSKYHLKDVIIGKIYFLLVRIKIKNMELEIRRRESTGSGANTYVETETLAKFELMDGAPVRGESIPVRLFLSPYELTPTYRNTNNKFSVKYYMNLVLVDEEDRRYFKQQEIIIYRPESS; encoded by the exons ATG AATTACCTTATTGGAGCTTTCAAGTCACCTTGTCACTTCTCTATAAACTTTGTTGATGGAAGAACTCGCAAGCAG GTACAATTAAAGAAGGAAAATGGTCAAACAGCAATGGTTCCTCTATTCCGAAGTCAAGAAAGCATTGTTGGAGAG GTTGTTTTGGAACCAATCCAAGGGAAGAAAGTCGAACATACAGGTGTTAAAATTGAGCTCCTTGGACAAATAG AGCTGTACTTAGATAGAGGAAACTTCTACGATTTTACTTCCTTAG TTCGTGAACTGGATGTTCCTGGTGACATATATGAAAAAAAAACTTACCCCTTCGAGTTTTCAACTGTTGAAATGCCATATGAGACATACAATGGAGTTAATGTAAGGCTTAG GTATATTCTGAAAGTGACAATCAGTCGTAGCTATGTGAGCAACATTGTCGAATGTCAAGACTTTGTG GTACGCAACTTCACGCCACCCCCATCAATCAACAACAGCATCAAG ATGGAAGTTGGAATCGAAGATTGCCTACACATCGAGTTTGAGTACAATAAAAGCAA GTATCATTTAAAGGATGTTATCATTGGCAAAATATATTTTCTACTTGTGAGAATCAAGATAAAAAATATGGAGCTTGAGATCAGACGCCGAGAGTCAACAGGATCAGGAGCTAATACCTATGTTGAGACAGAAACCCTTGCAAAATTTGAGTTGATGGATGGTGCTCCAGTCAGAG GAGAATCGATTCCAGTTAGACTCTTTCTTAGTCCATATGAACTGACACCAACATATCGCAACACTAACAACAAATTCAGTGTCAAATACTATATGAATCTTGTTCTTGTGGATGAAGAAGACCGGCGGTATTTCAAGCAGCAAGAAATCATTATATATCGCCCCGAGTCATCCTAA